From Juglans regia cultivar Chandler chromosome 9, Walnut 2.0, whole genome shotgun sequence:
tcatcttcctcctctTTAGAAGGCTGCTTTTGCTTTCTTGCAACTTTAGATGTTTTCCGTTTCTAGGGGTAAAAATGggagaaagaaaatgacaaCACATGCAATGAGATGACAGACATGCATACAGATAAGATACTCCATCAAAAAACAAAGGCTAACattgagagagaaaattatATCAATCATCAATCAAGCTTGGTATCTCAGCAGAATTATTCTCCATCATGAAAACTTTATCCATCTGAATCTAGAAAATGTTTAAAGCTGAGCTTAATCATCAAGCAAAGTGCAACAAGCTGGATTAAAAACTActtttctttccactttatCGGGACACCCTTTGCAGGAGTAGTACACTTACCAATTATTAAGGTCATTAAGATTAGATATATCAAGCATCAGGCAGAGAGGACGAATAGAGTGTGCATACAAGTAcgagaaagagggagaggaaaCTAAATCAAAGGCCAAGCACACAGCATAATACTCACCTAAAAATATCAGTAAATTACAAGAGCATTACACTACactaatctttaaaaaataaggaaattcAGTCATTAAATCCTTATGTTGTTTCTATTCATCTACATCTTATCAGAAAATATCAAACAGAAATCCAGTCCCCATTTAACTGCCAAATGAATGACAAGGGACCAAAATCACGGCAGATATGTAGCACATAGGCACATGAATAAGCATGTTTTATAGATCACACTAACCCTGTTAAGAGCAAAGGACATCCTATTCATAGTCTGTTGGGATCGATCAAATTTATTCTACACCAACATAATGTATTTTGCTGGCAATCCCCACTCGTAAAAGCAAAACCAAAAGCAGAAGGAAACACGGGGCACATGAACATAATAAACgtcttatattttaaaacttaacgATGAACTGAATACATGATTCAGAAAAGAATAACCCCTGGCAAACAGTATATGTAAACGattcctctttcttcttcacttGGCCAAAGCTCCACACTCATCAACAAATGATTGGAACTTTAATGACTATAAAAGTGTCAGCATTGTCACCACATAAAAGTCTGAGTGGTAGACTTACAATCCCTAATCAAAATAGATATTCTTTTATCAAAATGAGATACATACAGGCTACAGCAAGCAGATAATATAAAAACCAGCAAAATTTGTTAAGCAAACAACAATTCACCAAGAAACTCCACTAGAAGGCCATGCATCAAGATGAAACAGCTAAAAAGTTTCTAAAGAGAAAACCTTGGATTGTGGTTCTACAGCTTCACCAGGGCTTGCAAGTTTGCTTGGTGTTACCTTTCTCCTACGCTTTTGACCTTTCTGAAGTTAATATAAGAAGCAAGCTGGATCAACTCTTACCCCAAAAACTTAACATCCACTAGTGCTCAATACTTACAAAAAGCAATGGCATAATACAAACCTGCTCCTTATCAGCAAGCAAAATGTCAGTTGTTGCATGTGGGGATTCCAAAAACTCTAATAACTTTGCAGAGAGCTCATCCTAGAATCACAGAGAAGCTGATAAATTGGTAGGAAACTGATAATTTAGGTACAAGAACACTTACAGAGAAAATATGGGTACAATAACAAGTGCCATTCTATCACAACTACCTTCTTCACACCAGACTTATTTATTGGAATATTAAGCACATCACAGAAATCCATCAGCTTTTCCTTAACACACTTGTCAATCTTCTCCTTTACCTTTACTCTTTGCTTTTCCTGCAGTAAACAAACGAGAAGCATAGTTTCTTCTCATACAACATACATAAATGGATACACTACATGCATGGATATACAAGAAGATTATATAGCGAAATAAGTAAGAagataattataagaaattagcAAGAATGATAAATGAGTAATGTATGTATATAACAGACATACCTCATTCTCAGTCCACACATAGCCTGAAAACTGGCctatatttctctttaaaatttgTGCCTATACAAGAACGTCGACAATGAACATCTCAAAACAGAATCCAGTAACAACCAtcgaatgaatttcaaacacaAACAACTAAACCAAGAAACCATATGCGTGGCTCACCTTAGCTTTCTTTCCAAAAAGTATTGTATGAAGCATTTGCAGGTTATCATCAGTTTTTCTCTTGGACAACTTGAAAGCCACTGAAACAGGTTATACCATCAGACAATAAATATTGCAGGATGCCGTATCAAGTTGAATAGAAGTAAATAGTATGCCCAAAACATAGTAGTATGTGGACAATTAGAGCTGAAAACTACTCCCTTTCAACATGAACATTCTTgggaaattttatgaaattacaaAAGTAAGGTTTCCAATAAGAAgcaaaagtaaacaatattaaAGACAACACCTGCATCCAAATTTATTCTTCTCCACATTTGCTTACTGAGCATCCTCAAATCTACTGAATTTTTATCCATAAATCCCCCATTGATGAAACAACTAATCATTACTGTTCTCTAGTCTTTCTAGCAAAACTAATATTCTAAAATCAATCAGACTATCAACAGACAAATAAATGCCCTTTATTAgtcatttttaaattctttcaaAACCCCCAAAAAGAACATCTCTTTTTGAGCTTCACTTAAACTATTTGCAGTTTCACTCGTACTGAAAGATACATCCCAAATAAAACACAGGGTAAGGATTCTCTTTTCGCTATTTTTCAAAGTCCATGACAGGACACATTCTTTTACTAAGTATTAGGACCCCAATTCAAACTGACTAGTTACTAAGCATAGTATgacataaaaagtaaataatacaAGATACATTCTACTTGGTGTTATAAAGGAAAAAACACCTAGATGAGAGATGTCATTTAGCTAATTGATGATActaatctattttttcattgcCACTTAGACAGAGGCACTTTCTAGCGTTTGCTGTAGTCCATATTCGCACCAAGGTTAAACATGTGTCAGTCTGTGTTTGTGCATCAAACCTTTCTGGCTGCAAAATTGGTTCTGCAATCTTATTGATACAAATTTCTTCAATTACAACATATTATCATTAGAAacaattttttgttaattataattGGCaggaaaataggagaaaaaaaagaacttattgagcaaaagatgagaaagaaaaataagaaaacagaTAAAGATCTGCTTACATTATCTAACTGTAACAATTCAAGGTAAGAGTAACAACTCAATTTCCCTTGCCGATACAATTTAATCTATACATTTAttatgaaagggaaaaagaagcaTGGTATCAGTGTTGGTAAAAGCACACTCAAGTGCAAAGTGTCAAGGAAAAAGCGCTTCCCTTATGgtaaaaaacacatttaaaaacacatgttttttggtgttttttctAGTGAGATTAAAGCACAAAATATACACTTTCGTAGTTCTTTGAAATGtgtttcaaaatatataaaatattagttttaactATTACTATTTGTGTGGATCATTAGTTTAGATGAAGTAGATGAGGAAGTGGATCGAGGTTAGAAATGTGATGATGACAATGATGATTATCCTATGCTTGAGATGAGGATGATTATATACACTAGGATCATATTGTACTAAAGCTATTGCTTATGTTAGCATAGAAGTCTATCTATATTTCTTGTGCTTTCTAGGTCATTGCCTTCTGGTCGTATTTTTATTCAACCATGTTCTTTATTTGGTCATGACTATCAAATATCAcagttgtgtattttttttaaaagcacaACAGAATTACAAAAAATGCTATCTTTAGTTATATAATCAATTgatcaattgattttttatgttcattaatACTCTAAAATTCgagttaataatttaaatatattagtttattgCCTTTTCATAacctttttattctattttatgaatatattttttttataattaacaagagattttattaccaagaataagcatagcccaagtatacagaaaatatacaagagaaaatacCTACATACACTCAAGAAACTGGAAAATActaaggagaggtttggatagtgagttgagatgaattgagttgagatgaaagttgaataaaatattgtaaaaacattattttttaatattatttttgttttaaaatttgaaaaagttaaattgtttataaaagttataataattaaatgaaatgaattgaaaggcttcttgtatccaaacaacTCCTAACGCctcatttggttatacagatgagatgagaaatctgtgaattgtagtaagataatttgtaaataatagtaaaatggtttTAGTTAAGATTCTATGGgattttaagaaaagagaaaaagttgaataaaaaagatataaattaaaagaggattagaatgtaattttttaatataatttttgttttggaattcgaaaaaattgaattgttttgtattttgtttgaaagtttgaaaaaattgtaatgattacatagaaaataaaaatttgaaattaaaaatatttgtgtttgaatggtgtttgaatgttgagatgagatgagatagtttcaaaagtttgtgaaaccaaaccaagcctaaagcaaatcaagaaaatcatctccattcaatacaagagtcttagcccacaaactcgaattattaaaaaaactccCTCAGTTCTCCCATCGAGcattctttgtcttcaaaacaacTCTCATTCCTCTCCCAATGAgagttttatgaatttttattattatgcattttaaaaATGTGGGTTTACTGGAATCAACCATGTACTTGCACTTGGGCTCTACATGGAGTGTGTGTGTAAGTGCACCTGGTGTTTTCACCAACTGGATTGCATGTACTGTCACCAGTTAAAGGTCCCTATTATGACTATTTTCAATTTCAGGCTTACTTCAAAACTCTATTTCTTGCCTATGCAAAGAATCAACTAATAGATTTGCATCAAATGATAGACACTAAGGTGAAGTGCTAATACATGTTAGAGAAGTATTTCCCACAACTCGATCACACTTAGCACAATGAACTTAAGTTGCTCAGTAATCTCTTGCATACAAATGGTTCAAATGGGAAGCATACAGGGATCTTCCATGTTTGTTTGCAGTTACACATGCAAtagtatatttttcaattttatcaaataagaAATGAAATCCAACAAAAACAAGCCATGCTATATTAGTAACAAGATTTACAATTTTGGAATACCTATTATCTGCTATGCCTCATGttccaaaaaaattatgagCAGCAGGCTTGAATCATATGCaatgaaatcaaacaaaacatataaatatcaacaaagaaaaatagagaatgaaaaCTGCTTATCAAAATTCTGTATCTTCTAGTAGTGCTGAAAATGTGTTATGCCAGTTTCCCAAGTGCTACCGACATATGTCTACATGAGTGACCCCCAGGAagtggctcaagtggtaaatccccttaggtgcaaacaatctcttaGGGTCATCAGACTGAGGGACTTTCCTCTTGAATTACCCAAAGTGTACTTGCGGAAGACTCTTTACTAAAGGCTTGTGTACTCCCGAAATTAGTTGGGATGTTGTTCCtagacacccagtgccaataaaaaaaaaaaatgtctgcaCGAGTGTGTACTATACAGCAAAAATGGGGAGTTCTTGCAAATCATCATAAGGAACCAACTTTTCATTATTCAACTAATATAGCCGTTAAATGAAATGTGATGTGCAGGCATGCAAGCATTGTCAACACTAAGTGAAATAATACAAATTCAGGTCTTAATATAATCTCCAAATGTCtgaaaactaaaattatatatatcatgtttccATATCCAGCCAAGGATATACTGCAAGTAGATAGACATCTATACAAAATTCGAAGACTTCGGAACAGGAATCACAGAACAGTCAAAGTTAGTTCttctacaatattattatagttcACATTGTGCTGTACACTTTACAACCATAAACATCAACAACAAATGTGAATGTTAAAAAACaaagtctcgtttggttatgcaattcagatgagatgagatattgtGTTGAAAgttgataatattattttttaatattatttttattttgaaaaagttacattatttattatattttgtgtgagtttgagaaagttataataattatatgagatgagatgaaatagtttggttatatataaccaaaccagcccttaATCGCCCTAGCAACAGCCTGTGTTAACAGTCGCACAATAAGCTCAACAAGTAACTGATAATAAACAAAGCAATAAAAAGCCCTCTGCACGGACTCACAAAATTTGCCAGGACATCAACCACTAACAACTAAAAAGCTCAATACGCCAAGAATTAACTGAAACATACCATTTGGAATATCTTTAAGCTGCGTACCGCGACCCTGCAATCCCAGAAGCTCAAATTACTCAAACCCACGGAAATGGAATATAAATATGGCAactttgtttggatgttgaagtgagttgagttgagttgagatgataaaatattattagaatattattttttaatattattattattttagaatttaaaaaagttaaattatatattatattttgtattgaaatttgaaaaaattacaatgatgagttgagatgaatttagtaaccAAACTCAACCTTTATACTCCGTACCTTCTCAATCGACAAACCCTTGCCCGCAGAAGACTTGGCAGACCTACTGGGCGAGGAGACGGAGAACCTCTCAACCGTTTTCCTCTCCCTGGTCGGCCTCTCACTCGCAGGGGTAACAGGCTCTTTGTTCTCCTCGTCAGCGGACTCCTGGCTCGGCTTCTTCTTCGGCTCGCTCAGGTCCTTCTTCGAGCTTCCTCTTCGACCACCCCTCTTTCCCTTCTTGCTGGCTTCACCTTTCTCCACCTCCTTACTCTCTACACCTCCAGCTTCAACATTTTTCTCCTCAGGTTGTTCATCTTTGGACTCTTTCTCGGGAAGTTCCGGATCTTCTAGCTCTTTCTTCGCTTCTcccgcttcttcttctttatcgtCTTCGTTACCTTGTTGTGCGTCGGGCTTGAGCTCTTCCTTGACTTCTTGCGCCGGAGCTTGCTCGCTGTCTTCCTGTGCAGGGGTTTGCTCGTTGTCTTCCAGCGCGGGAGCTTGTTCGTTGTCTTCCTGAGCGGGAGTTTCCTCCTCGGGCTTCTTGTCCTCTAGGGTTTCGGAAGCCATGGGAAGGAATCAATCAACAAGAACAGAGAAGGTTAAAACCCTAGGGTTTTGAGGGTGTGGGAGAGAAAGAATCAGTGGTTATGAGGCTTTGGGAATTGGGAAATTTGGGGGAAAATGAAACTCAAAATTTGGAAATTTTAGGGCAAAGCACCCGCGGGTGTTGGTTCAAAATTTGGTGCCCAAATTTTGTGGGCGCGCTTcgcttcttcatttctttttcatttttttttttttaatttttaatctgtTGCTGAGAATTGAGCTGTTTACTCTATCCCGTAAGTTGTAACTGTCATTTGTCTGGAACGGACCATATCATTCATTCTCGCCTACATTCTAACATTAGATGCCCAATTGCCAATTtacagtatttttttctttcatatattttttttatatctttaaatattttttttaaaaaaataaattcataaaattattaaaaaatatttctttaattattaaataaaataaaataaaaatcagtcGGTAGCCACCATCGATAGCTTATCTATGTGGATAGTGGCGGACCTACATAGGGGtagggggccatggcccccccaaagtttgaaaaaaaaattaatatattttagttttttatgatttaataggattatattattttatattgtgttgaTCTCCTCTCTAAACAATTATTTTGGCCctctctacaaaattattttgatcttataaattattttgactaaaaaataaaataaaaaatattttattataattttagcttTGCTCGATCCCCTACAACAAATTTCTGATTCCGCTACTGTATGTGGGATAAGTATTATCTTAAGTCAAGTGAGGgagacttttattttaatttttaacttttaattttttaattaactttattttattaaatattttaaaatcaatatattctatttagttttagttaaacttatatttaatattttcctgTTTTGTTAAACTGATAGCCTTTTTTAGCAAggagatttttataatttatcagttcaatagattatttttaaaaatattaatttttagttaaactgaatttttatatcttttaagttcaacataatttttaaaataatttttagccAAACTgtctttttaaatcttttttagataaagatatttttttaatatttttctaattgaactcattttttaaaagttgagttagggtgagtttggatgttgaagtgagttgagttaaaatgataaaatattattataatattattttttaatattattattattttgagatttgaaaaagttgaattgtttattatattttgtgttgggatttgaaaaaattgtaatgatgagttgagataaattgagagtaGTTTATATTCTAAACGCACCcttaaacataattaattaaaactactTTTTTAGTCTTTTTGTCAAAtcgatttctttccttttagaaatagatttttttttttttaaaactcttttaGTTAAGAATAATGATGTGTAATAGGGATGATACGtgttatctttttatttattgacaCGTGTCATGGCCAAAAGTTCTCTTAACTgaatagaattttgaaatttcagaaATTGCAAATTgcagaaatttgaaatttcaagCATAAATATTGCGAGTTAGAAAAACTGAAGTGACATTTTGTAAACCAATGAAAATCCAGGTATTAAATTTGCAATTAACCctaatttaaatttaggaaAACATTTAACTTATAGCTTtcctataattattttataactttataaggTTATTTTGGAAagttaaaattcatttttaatgaaatgatgtgACCGTATTGATTGATTGTAGAATAGGTCTTAAAATAGTTATaagatgattattattattattaggtttATATTGCTTATTACTTTTTAAAGAGTGGtttacaagatttttttttttctaggtttACACGTGTGTATATCTAGCCACATAACAATTTTACAATTTTGTCAAGATTCCAATGAGCTTTGTGTGCAAAAGGATGAAAATTCATTGACTTTTTGCCAAAATGTGAAAACCCAATGATTAATTATGGTTGtaaatatatgtgtgtatatatatatatatatagaataatactGGTATATCCtttcattttattctcttattttgatcgttcatgtatttaatatttttaaaaaatttcttttttacttaatggttaagaaaataaatattaatatattgatattttttttatattttttaaaaatatttaaagatgttaaaaaaataggaataagaaaaataaaaataaaattagaaaagcGAATTTTGCCTAGGGGCACACCAACAGTCACTGCTGAGCAACACCCTAGCAATActcatatacacacacacacacacaaattgTAAGAACATCCAAGAAAAGTTCCCATGAGGTGTATACACAAATGTAAAGTGCTTGCTCGAGGGAGCACCGCGTAGAGCGAAAGTACTTGCCACCTCGATGAGTATCGGAGAAAGGCAAATTGATCGCCACTCTGGTGAGTGCTTCAGAGGGTGAAAGTTCTTGCCACCTCAACGAGTATGTTGGAAAGGCAAAGTGCACACCTCCAAGCTAGCAACATGGAGTAAAAAAGTGTTTGTCTCCAAATGAGCACCACAAGAGTCCCAACAAGTCATGAATGAACATTCCAAACACAACCACCTAAAATTGCCagtagacatatatatatacacacacaaattgTAAGAACATCCAAGAAAAGTTCCCATGCTGTCCAAGGTGGAAAGCTTCACGTTCCTACACGTTACTCATTTGGGTGGCAAGCACTTTGCCTTTCAGTCCTCGCCTGTTGGTGAGCACATTTTCTTTCGCGATGCTCGCCTAAGGGCTAACAGTTTGCCTTTGCACAATGCTTGCTGAGGCAATGAGCACTGGATCTCACAGTGGTTCTCGCCTTAGGGCTACCACTATGCCTTTCCAAGATGCTCGTCGAGGTGGCGATCACTTTGCCTTTTAGTGGTGTTTGTCGGGGGGCGAGCACATTGCCTTTTAGTGGTACTTCCTttagagcattggtagtggtttatgcatcttcatatgcaaaatcatcatttttgaagaatgattttgcatatgaaaaaaaactctcatattgatttatgcatctttgaaccaaataataataaaatattattattattattattttttatttgtttcctaaaattattttttatatatatattttacaattaacatccactttgtattatcaacttaatacaaattttatgtatcaaaattatcttaatataaattctacaaagttgattttaagggtaggagagagaaaaaaatagtaaactaatgtttgaagaatgaatagtgcttcttcaaatttgaagaagcactatttatagctatgcaaaaatttagagatgcataagctaatgtagatgaatttaatgacatattctttaaatttgaagatgaagatgaagatgaagatagaaaaaccactactaatgctcttaggTGAGCACATTTTGCTCTTGCGATGCTAGCCTTGGGGTGAGCACTTTATCTTTCCTCGATGCTCACCATGTGACGAGCAATTTGGCACTACAAGGTGCACATTTAGGTCGAGCACTTTGCCTTTCCATGATACAAGCATTGAGGCGAGTACTTTGGCTCTCTATGGAGCTCGCATAATGTGATACCCTACTCTTTctttcttacgtacgcttcttctttctgacgtacattttgtctttatgacgtaagcaaatcccgatgacagagattttgtgatttctgccccttctatctagcgactgcgagactcatcatgcgtgccgaaccatgatggcgtgtttcgaaagatatcgtgtgacttctagggcacgcccagtattttaaatatgctggaaatatttataaggagtattcccagtgttattgaattaagattgatcttaaatacaacaatcataatattcttgaagagctccaaaaatattataatcatcggaaatcattttaatattattattaaaatga
This genomic window contains:
- the LOC109014116 gene encoding protein starmaker-like, giving the protein MASETLEDKKPEEETPAQEDNEQAPALEDNEQTPAQEDSEQAPAQEVKEELKPDAQQGNEDDKEEEAGEAKKELEDPELPEKESKDEQPEEKNVEAGGVESKEVEKGEASKKGKRGGRRGSSKKDLSEPKKKPSQESADEENKEPVTPASERPTRERKTVERFSVSSPSRSAKSSAGKGLSIEKGRGTQLKDIPNVAFKLSKRKTDDNLQMLHTILFGKKAKAQILKRNIGQFSGYVWTENEEKQRVKVKEKIDKCVKEKLMDFCDVLNIPINKSGVKKDELSAKLLEFLESPHATTDILLADKEQKGQKRRRKVTPSKLASPGEAVEPQSKKRKTSKVARKQKQPSKEEEDDEVDEKVESSDGNDESHDDDDNDTEADDGSDHEETKSDEDEDEDKEKEMSKSSSKKVRKDGSVKKVTQKPIPVRKATPAKTVKSPAKSPKLSTSAVKRGANDADGSHSKSKVSTSKKQKVEKESTKNVKEKDTRKKHPSKSPAKVSTKDQGKGKTSKKAKAEPSREEMHAVVVEIVKKVDFNTATLSDILRQLGAHFSVDLMHRKAEVKDIITDVINNMSDEEDEGEEEAEENAEEAGEDTDKDDD